A region of the Hemitrygon akajei chromosome 11, sHemAka1.3, whole genome shotgun sequence genome:
ttcggaaaagccataaggtttggctaactttaaaaatgttgagaagctaaacagaagcaaaagtagatggtgatatacctatctcgagaaataattattataatgtggattttatattacttagttgttattctttattcgctcacttactcctttttcccccaccaaaattggaatatatatatatgtgcatatatgtgtatgtgtgtaatgtgtgtgtgtgtgtgtgtgtgtatatatatatatatatatatatatatttgtgtgtgtgtgcgcatatatatgtatatatatgagtacacagggaaatcttttctgtgtaatggatttgttcactgacttttatgaatactgcaatgggggccctcaactcacaagtaggaggagttatcccccacagctagacatttcctctagctcaacgcagggtcatctactagagatctcagccttggaatcacacgctcgttgccatttttgttattatttgagtttcttggttcttatttgttcagggagtagatcgattaagttttattctaatttcaatgatacattgacagataaatacagatggctaaggacaaggtaaaattcatttcttttaatgtaaatgggctattaaatccaatcaaacgtaagagaattttatccaaaatgaaaaaagaacaaacacatgtagtatatttacaggaaactcatttaagtgataatgagcataaaaaactaaagagaatggacttcactaatctgtttttctcctcatattaaTCAgggcataggagaggagttgctattcttatctccagtaagctaaattttgaaaaaaatattcaaaattgGAGATAAAGAAGGctgatatattctggtaagggggaatatagacagcaattcagttactctattgaatatatacgcacacCCAGGAAGTgatttggtttctttcagaaaattactgatattatggtaacggaaacagaaggtctcttgatatgtgggggagacttaagtttacaattacaaccaaacttagactcttccaatagaaaaacctatgaaacaaaatctttacataagaaagttaatacactttttgaggatattggtttaattgatatatggagggaccttttccctgacagaagggattacactcattattctgctccacattctgtatatacaagaatagactattttataacatttggaaaagacaaaggcaaaataaacacctgtggaattgagacaatagatgtaagtgaccatgcacctatatatttatctgctgattttgacctacaaccaaagaatactatttggaaactaaattcaagtctactcaatgatccgtactttaaggaacaaattaaaaaagaaattggtctctacttagaatttaatgataatggagaggtttcacctcccattttatgggatactctgaaggctgtcttaagagggaaaattatagcgatatcttcatataagaaaaaaaaggaataaaataatagaggaattacaaaataggctgaaggaactagagaaaaaacacaaattgaatttggcacaggatacattaggggaaattaaaagaattagggatgaaataaataatttggctacgcaagaaatcaggaaaaacttaatgtttctgaaacagagacattatgaaagtggattgaaatctatgaaagtactggcgtggaaactgaaagaaaagatagcagaaaatacaaagtacaattcatagaattagggacccaagaacgaaaatgataaaaaataagctaagtgaaattcaagaagcttttgaagtgttttacaaaactctatattccaaagttccagggggaagcataacccaaattgacaccttcttgaattctctagagttacccactttaagtgaagaacaaaatagaaggatgattgctgacataactgaagttgaattaaaagctgcaattagtagggttaaattaagcaagtcaccaggatcagatgggtatacagcagcgtggtataaagaatttaaaaatgagttaattcctgttttactccccacactgaactgggctctaaaaaaggcacaaatgccacccagttggatggaagcgataatctcagctataccgaaagaaggcaaaggacaaaatggaatgcgggtcatttagaccaatatccgttcttaatgtagattataggttatttacctccatcatggccaaacgattagaggagtttctacccatactgataggtaacgatcagacaggtttaaTACGACAACACCAGACTCAAGAcgatatacgaaggacacttcacattatggatcatacacaaaaaaataaaattgaagtaaTAATGATAAgcatggacgctgaaaaagcatttgatttggttaattggaattttctttacagagttttacatagatttggtttccaagacacaattattaaaactatacagacactatatgacaatcctactgctaggattaaaatcaatggatatttatcaaatagtcttaccctagaaaggggcacgagacagggttgtgcatggtcaccattactctttgcgttatatctggaaccattagctcaatacatcagacaaaaggaagatatcaggggaaatactattaaagggacaaagcataaattggcttgttatgcagatgacattttgatctatctagggcaaccaacatactctttacctaaattgatgcaatcctttgaacaatatggtcaattatcaggatacaagatcaacatagataagacccaattactttcatattactatagcccaccaagagaaattgaaagtcgatacccctgggcatggcacacagagtctcaaatatttgggcatcattatgccaaaagatttggcaaaattatcagcctttatataaaaaaattaaggaagatgtggcaagatggagcctgattccttttttcagtctcagttcaaggattgagtctattaaaatgaatatactgcccagactgttatatctctttcagaccctaccaatagagattaatcaaaatcaattcaatgaatggaacaagatgctatcaaggtatatttggcagggtaaaaggcttagcgttcgtctcaaaacttagcaattagcaaaggaaaaggggggatggggcttaccttctcttagagattattattttgcagcacagttgagagctgtgatatgttggtgcaacccatcatatgacactcaatggaaaaacattgaggagcgggtacttcccatccccatacaagcaattttgactgataacaacctgcaaaggtacataaatactattgataacccatgggtgaaattgactcttaaaatatggaaaattactataaaagaatataatctagagggagatattgcaattcttaaatggtgtgtatatgactctgattttacaccaaataaattggatgctagatttaaggactggacagctaaaggaatatcagttctttgcaacataatgaaagaagaaacactgttcagttttgaaatgcttaaagaggaaCACTTATTAGataaacaagatttttatcggtatttacagatgtgacaatatgttaataagacacttaaaaatgtaaccaaagcaaatacatgcttgatagagctctttagaaaagcatataattcagataatggtagtagaatcatttcaagcatgtataaggggttgtcaaatcttaaaacacattcgacttcatacattaaaacaaaatgggagaaggaaggagggataattatatctgaggaagaatggacaacaatatggagatagcaatggaagtgtaccaattcacagaaatggagggagtttggatgaaaAAACTTgaaaagatattttattacaccctctcagaaatcccattatgatggtaACCTCCTTGTTTGccggagaaattgtggaaatcaaaatgcaaatcattatcatattttttgggactgccctgttatcaaaaactattggagggggatacacaatgccctacaagacatctttaaatgtgaaatacccttgaagagtaagaccatatattttggatatatacctcaagaatggttgaaaagagataaatatttaatgaatatactgttggtggctggtaaaaagactcttaccaggaaatggttatcacaggagagcccaactttaaatgcatggatggaaattataatggacatttacaaaatggagaagataacaacatctgttatctgttataagctggaacaatttgattcatactgggaaaaatggtttaactacataatgcctgataggcctgattttattctcacaaatcaatgaatctgttgtaaaaaaaggatcactccctacttgtacatagttctttccttttgcttgttttttctttccactcttttctataagtgtataccccagataaatactttttgGAGATTTTatgatatatatgatatatatgtacaatgtctgaaatacatcttatggaaatgtttgtttgatgaacttcaataaaaaaataaattaaaattaaggacccccagcacccagggcatgcccttttctcattgttatcatcaggtaggaggtacagaagcctgaaggcacacactcagtgattcaggaacagattcttcccctctgccatccaattcctaaatggtccTAAATACTGtcctttgaacactacctcaccttttaaatatatattatttctggttttgtacatcttttaatctattcaatgtacacaTTACTTTAAtttatatacttatttattctcttcttctatattatgtattgcatagaactgctgctaagttaactaatttcatgacacaggctggtgataataaacctgattctgagttgacatttcaggccaagatccttcttgaGTCCTGCTGATGGGTCACAGCAAGAAATATCCACACTACATTTCCCTccttccagtattgtgtgtgagtTTCATTTAGCCTACAATCTGCTTTTAGCAGATCAGTGGTCTTGTGAATTTATCTACCTGGGCAGAAAGTGAAGAGtcaaattggcttgcccatataAGACAAAAGTTCAATATGACATGCTGAAGTTCTGTAAATACTAGGATCTATACTGGACCTCTGCTGTTTatgatttatatatatatataaatgatttggatgaatacATAGATGGGTGTGTTAGTAAGTTTAcatatgatacaaagattggtagcATTATTGAAAAATTGCCAAATGATACAGAAGGATGGAGATCATTTACActtatgggcaaagaaatgagagATGCAGTTTAATCCAGCCAAGTGTGAGATGTGGCACTGTGGGACATCAAAAATGAAGGGACAAAACATAGCTGATGGTAGTGTCCTTAAGATGACTGAGGGATCTTGAgctccaagtccatagctctatGAAAGTGGTTGCTGGGGTGGAAAAGGtgacatatggcatgcttgcattCAGTAATCAAATCATTGAGTTCATGATGTGGAAAGATGCAGCtctttataaaactctgcttaAGATGCTTCTGGAGAATGCTTTcctttctggttgccccactatatgaaggatgtggaggctttggaaagggtccagaagaggtttatcaggatgcttcTTGGATTAGTGGACATGTGCTACTAGGAAATGTTGGACATACCtgggttgttttccctggagcagcaGACGTTGAATTTATAAAATTATCAAAGCCATAGAAAAGGAAGACAGTTGGCATCTTCTCCCCAGGGTTGAAACTAGAAGGTATGCATTTGAAGTGAGAGGGGGCAATTTCAAAGGGGATGTGTGGTGCATTTTTTTGTATATTACAGAGTCACGGGTTGCAGTGAAGGCAAAtacatagaggtatttaaaaggcTCTTGGATAAACaaatggatgtgcagagaatggaggaagatGGGCATTGTTTAGGCAATAGGGAATTCTAGTTTGGTGTTCAATTAGTTCCTCACAACAtgctggaccaaagggcctgtttctcttccTGTCTTCTACAGTCCGGAATGGTGGGTTGGCAGAAGAGAAAAACTTGATTATTGTGGCTTTTTTTTAGTGCTATAAACTATGTTCCACTTGCTGTAGTAATAGCATCAAACTTAAGATTTAGTTCATTTTACATCAACTGTTATTAACTGTCATATTTCACTGCAGCTCATCTGACAAGTATAACAAAAATCTTTGTGCCGATTTCCAACACAATCTCCTGTCAACACATTCAACCTTTTGACTCAAAGGCAAAAGTTGCTGTCTACTTAGCCATTGTTTACAGCCAACAGATGGGAATTAGgaagaaggagctcaagaaaatgACAATCATCAGCAAAATGGTACTACGCAAATATTTGGAGCAGCAAGCTAAGTGTCTAGGTCCTGAGAACTTTATCCTAGTGTCTTAGAAGAAAGGGCTGATGAGACggttgattttaattttccaagtcTTAAAATTAAGCAAAGGcttaagggaaaaaaaatcatttaaaaaaaaagaaactacaaaccagttagtttaacatctaatATAGGGCTAATGTTAGAAGCTATTACTAAAATCATATATTAAGCACTTGGATAAAGATAAGAATAGTGTAAGGAAAATGTGAAAAATATAGCAGCATATAAATTAAGCTATGAGAGACTGCCTAACCCTGAaatgcagagggatatagatgcACCAATACATGACTTGCAAAAGGATAGCAATTGGGCACAGCAAATAATTTCAAAAGATCACAGTATGTTATCAGTTTTTGTTCTTAAACTTGAATACCAAAATAAGAGGTAAACTTCAAGCATTGTTAAGACCATATCTGCAGTGTTGACCACCTTATTTAACAATGTACTAAACTAATACCTGGACTGGGTAGGGAATCTTTTAGAAATAGGCTTGTACACAGCAGAATTGAAAACTGTGATATCCAAATCCTAAAAAAACTTAATGGGATAGATGTAAAGAGGACTTTCCTTTTGTTTGTAGAGAATACAGCAAAGGAGTGCCCATGTTTCTTTTTCTATTAAAAAACATTCACTCCATTTTCAGCAGAAAAGGTCACCAATTTAAGACAGAAATGAGATGACATTATTTCCCTTAGAGAGGCACAAGATTTTGGAACCCTTCTTTAAAGCAAAGTTTTAAAGGGCTTTAATGATGAGGTGCGAGATATTACCCGAGCAATCAACTGCCAGGGACTGTTTCAGAAAAGTTGAGAATTGAGAAGAAAATTTCCTCACTCAAATCAGAATTAGAGACacgagaaatcagaatcaggtttaatattactggcatactatatgtcgtgaaatttattgctttgtgacagcagtacattgcaatacacaataaaaacTATACAagaatatactgtacatataactattttaaattttaaaaagttgtGCAAAAAATAGTAAAAATAGTGAGATATTGTTCAAGGATtcatagtccattcagaaatctgatgctagACAGATTTAGCAAAACTATAAATGGGTGATAAATCCTACAAACTGTTACAATGCAATCAAAATTACCTGGAGCATTACTCTGGACAAAGATTTTGTCTTCTCAATACttctgggtgtatcttatggattttgggctgctgataatGAAAATCACCATCAAATTTCCCTATCACAAACAAgtgaagatctgcagatgctggaaatccaagcaacacacacaaaatgctggaagaactcaacaagccaggtagcatctatggaaaagagtatagttgacgttttgggccaagacactttcgGCAGGACACTGaactttgactgtactctttttcataaatgctgcctggattaccgagttccttcagcattttgtgtgtgttgcatgaaacTTCCCTATCACACTATTTTtttgaaatcacctatatttgttatttcaattcataattcaagtcagattaactgatgccaagattaagtaacacacacacacacatgaggaactcagcaggcagagaTGTCTACCcttttccataaatactgcctgacctgctgagctcatccagtgttctgtttgtgttgctttggacttccaccATCTCGTGTTTAAGATTAACAAAGGCATTTTTGTTTGTCCAataatcaaacaggtcatcaatgacaggtaaTTCCAAGAACTTCCAGTGGGacaggagaaaatcacatggaaagcaTTCAAGGATGCTGTTGAAAATCTTATTggtaactacagagcaccaaatcaCGAGCAGCTAGTTgataacatgcttcaagcatacaaaaccatgcaacatgtcactgaaggttcattttctgcattcccatttagacttcttccttgcaaatcttggcactgtcagcaATAGGCATGGTGAAAGCTGTCACCAGGACATTATGGTCATGGAGAAATTATATCAGGGCAATCGGAATCTaccaatgctggctgattattgttggacacttacaGCAAGTGGATAGCcttagacactgagtacaaatgaaaatcatcaacaaaacatttttagcttagttgagcgattgcaaagcatcagcaccattatgaaattaaatgcattatattcaatagaagttaatttcctatttctccaaattcctacatgatacaagtagtctgaaattatatttgtttccagtttcaagcagtctatcataaacaaaaaaaattctgaaggaagcAACACTTTCTGAAAAAACAATTGTTATCCAGtatacatgaggaaatctgcagatgctggaaattcaagcaacacacacaaaacgctggtggaacacagcaggccaggcagcatctataggaagaagcgctgtcgatgttacGGGCTGAGacttgatgaagggcctcagcccgaaatgtcgacagtgcttcttcctatagatgctgcctggcctgctgtgttccaccagcattttgtatgtgttatccGGTATTATCAGTTGGTTCTGAATCTTCAAGATATACATTTGCCCTTGGGTAACCTCAGGGTTTATTAGACTGAGTTAACCACCCAAGGACCAGAGGTCAAACAATGGGACTACAGTCAGTTCAGATTTGGAGTAAATCCTACAGTTTAGCTTTCTGCTTTGAATGCAAGAAGAATCCACAATTATATGTTAAATACCTGCCACGTGTTGGATTAATGCCTTATCTTTTTGGGCAACAGAAACCATGCAGCAATGCCCATCCTAGAAGGTCAGtgttttgctattattttactCTCCAGCATCTTGGCCACTACTTCACTATTGGCCAACACTTGAAGCAGACCACACATCCACTGATTGCATTGCTGAAAAACCCcgaattcaataaaaaaattctaTGATCAATAGCTCAACCAGATAGGCAACAATTACTAAATTCTATACAATTTGTACCATATTTTCTGCTTTCCATCATGCTTGTCTTTTTACTTAATATGGGAGCTTCAAAATTGTTAATTACTTTCACTTTGAAATGATGTATGTTAATATGTTTAAATTGACTGGAACTCTCCAACTGTATAACATTTTTCATTACTTCATTTTTCCacggtatctcagtacatgtgacaatattaagCCAATACTAAAAACACTTCATTGTTACGAGATGAGGAAGATTTGTGCAAACATCTTTCTTTCAGTAACTTAGATTTTATTCGACTGACTGACTAAATATTAATTTTTATTCTTGATAAAACAAAACATTGTAGATTTTTGCACAGCACCTCAGAACAGATTACTGTCAATTGTGCTTGAGAAGTGGATATTTGCCATCCACCTGGGTATGAGTGCTGGACAGACCTAGAGAAATAACAAATAGGTGATAAAACCTACAAATTGTTACATTGCAATCAAAACTCCCTGGAGCATTATCAGTTGGTAACATCAACTTCTGAATCTTCTTGCTAAAAAGTAGATTTCTGATGACTCCTTTCTGCTTGCAGATGGTTTTAAAATCTTCACCTCTCCAAACAATTTGGTAAGTTGCTTTTGGAGGAGGAATGTGTTTGCTCCATCCCAGAACTTACAAAGCAAAGTACCACCAGGACTCAGCACCCTTTCAGCCAGGCCAAAGATACAAAGGAACAGTTTGACAAATTGTTGCTGGTCCAGCTCACGGATACCACTTGCATTCGGTGCCACGTCACTGAGAATAACCTGAGCCTCTCCCCCTGGTAGGGTCTCCTGTATTCTGGCTTTAACTTTAGGATCCAGGAGATCACAATGAGACAGGAATACTGCACCCTCCAGCAAAGGGATGTGTAGAAGATCAACGCCCACCACTGAACCTACTGCAGCCTTCAGATCtgcaaagaaataaaattaaatgaaaattaCCAAAAGCCAGAATGAATAAGAGACATTTTATATTTTGAGAGAAGGCTCCCCACACCTTCACTGTTAACTTCATCATATGATATGCAACTTATTTCCTTTATTTAAACCACTTCAAGTCTAAGACAAATCAATATTGATTCAAAATCAAAGAAAGTAGTATAACAAATCTTCTGACTGATACTTGACCCCAGAGACAGTCCAGTGAGGCACCTTCATGAGGTAGGAATAAGTGAATACTGCACTGTAAGAGTACCAGTTTCCATTACAATACATTAGGTGAATGTTAAGTTTCCATAGCAGCAATAGTTGAACAATATGGttgttctccccacattccttaTCAGTGAAGAACATGTGACGTAGCCAATATCATATTTCTTTGTGGCAGCTTGCAATGAATAATTTGTCTGTTTCAGTTCATCCATCACCGATACACAGTGGGTGCAATGTGTACATCTACAAAATGCATCGCAATTACTCACTCAGTAACACATCCCCAAACCACAATCTCTACTCCCAAGGACAAGGATAGCAGGTTTCTCTCTAAGTTACATGCCATCCTGACCTGGAAATACACAATTTCTTCATGAATCCAAATCCTGGAACTTCAAACTAACTGCACTGTGGAAGTGCCTTCACCAGGAGGACTACAGCGATTCAAGAAAGCAGCTCACCACCTTATGAAGGTCAGTTAGGATTGGGTAATAAATAATGACAACATGGGGCAACATTTTGCGGGCAACTCACAAAACTACTAGCTATTCCACAAACATACTTCTTTTGGACTATGATCACTACCATCTGCAGCCTCTAATTTCCCTTTGagaaatgtacttttgaaccatCTAAGCAAACTAGCAATTGTGATGTCCTGAAGGTTTCAGTGAACCTGACTCTCAAGGACACAGGTATGGCCATCACTGGAGAAGATTTAAAGGCCAGATTAAAGGGTCAAGACCCGAGGGCAGAAAATGAACCAATGGTgcgactcaccactctgtgccaGTTAAAGTGAAGAACCATATTAAAGTGGAAAACAAACTAGTGTTCAAATCACTCCTTTGTGTCAGCCAAGATCCCCCAACTAAGCCTGTCCTGTCTCGCTCTTTTCTCATACTTGCAGGAGTTTTGGGTCCTGCGTCGCCAGGTTTGGCAGCAGTTACTGCcctcatctcagcactgaactgacgacccagcctgtggactcactctcagggtctcagcAGCCATTGAGCTCCTGGACCaggttcactcacctcagcactgaactgacgacccagcctgtggact
Encoded here:
- the mrm2 gene encoding rRNA methyltransferase 2, mitochondrial, which codes for MISRVQCRLFHTAVPLLKKTPAEQRWLSRQLQDPFVKSAQQQNYRCRSAFKLLEIDAKHGILQPGISVLDCGAAPGAWSQVAVNRVNATGSDLKAAVGSVVGVDLLHIPLLEGAVFLSHCDLLDPKVKARIQETLPGGEAQVILSDVAPNASGIRELDQQQFVKLFLCIFGLAERVLSPGGTLLCKFWDGANTFLLQKQLTKLFGEVKILKPSASRKESSEIYFLARRFRS